In Janibacter alkaliphilus, the following proteins share a genomic window:
- a CDS encoding malate dehydrogenase: protein MSTTPVKVAVTGAAGQIGYSLLFRIASGSLFGPDTPVELRLLEITPALKALEGVVMELDDCAFPTLSSVEIGDDPEQVFDGVNHALLVGARPRGPGMERGDLLEANGGIFAPQGKALNKVAADDVRVTVTGNPANTNALIAMSNAPDIPAERFAALTRLDHNRAISQLSSKLSVPVTEIRKMTIWGNHSATQYPDLFHAEVGGRNAAEAVGDQQWLEETFIPTVAKRGAAIIEARGASSAASAASATVDHVRDWAQGTPDGDWVSMSVCSDGSYGVPEGLISSFPVTVSDGAWSIVQGLEIDDFSRGRIDASVAELEEERTAVTGLGLLG from the coding sequence GTGAGCACCACTCCCGTCAAGGTCGCCGTCACCGGCGCCGCCGGCCAGATCGGCTACAGCCTGCTCTTCCGTATCGCCAGCGGCTCCCTCTTCGGCCCGGACACCCCGGTCGAGCTGCGGCTGCTCGAGATCACCCCCGCCCTCAAGGCCCTCGAGGGCGTCGTCATGGAGCTCGACGACTGCGCCTTCCCGACGCTGTCGTCGGTCGAGATCGGCGACGACCCGGAGCAGGTCTTCGACGGCGTCAACCACGCCCTGCTCGTCGGTGCCCGCCCCCGCGGCCCCGGCATGGAGCGCGGCGACCTGCTGGAGGCCAACGGCGGCATCTTCGCCCCGCAGGGCAAGGCGCTGAACAAGGTCGCCGCGGACGACGTCCGGGTGACCGTCACCGGCAACCCGGCCAACACCAACGCGCTCATCGCGATGAGCAACGCCCCGGACATCCCCGCGGAGCGCTTCGCCGCGCTGACCCGCCTGGACCACAACCGGGCGATCAGCCAGCTCTCGTCGAAGCTGTCGGTGCCGGTCACCGAGATCCGCAAGATGACGATCTGGGGCAACCACTCGGCCACCCAGTACCCGGACCTCTTCCACGCCGAGGTGGGCGGGCGCAACGCCGCCGAGGCGGTCGGCGACCAGCAGTGGCTCGAGGAGACCTTCATCCCGACCGTGGCCAAGCGCGGCGCCGCGATCATCGAGGCCCGCGGCGCGTCCTCGGCGGCCTCCGCGGCCAGCGCCACCGTCGATCACGTCCGTGACTGGGCGCAGGGCACCCCGGACGGCGACTGGGTCTCGATGTCGGTCTGCTCGGACGGCTCCTACGGCGTCCCGGAGGGCCTGATCAGCTCCTTCCCGGTGACCGTGAGCGACGGCGCCTGGAGCATCGTGCAGGGCCTGGAGATCGACGACTTCTCCCGCGGCCGGATCGACGCCTCGGTGGCCGAGCTCGAGGAGGAGCGCACGGCCGTCACCGGGCTCGGCCTGCTCGGCTGA
- a CDS encoding DUF3017 domain-containing protein has product MEIDETPTVTVESRPRVARGLGAWWLVAALVLLGVGVAIDRMLWASVIVSGGLALGALLRLTLPEERAGGLVVRARAVDVATLLVLGLAVLVSGLSLDLTPR; this is encoded by the coding sequence GTGGAGATCGACGAGACCCCCACGGTCACGGTGGAGAGCCGCCCTCGGGTGGCTCGTGGCCTGGGTGCCTGGTGGCTCGTGGCCGCGCTGGTGCTCCTCGGGGTGGGTGTGGCGATCGACCGGATGCTGTGGGCCAGCGTCATCGTCAGCGGTGGCCTCGCCCTGGGTGCGCTGCTGCGGCTGACCCTGCCCGAGGAGCGGGCCGGAGGGCTGGTGGTCCGGGCCCGTGCCGTGGACGTCGCCACCCTGCTCGTGCTGGGGCTGGCGGTGCTCGTCTCCGGCCTGAGCCTCGACCTCACCCCGCGCTGA
- a CDS encoding bifunctional methylenetetrahydrofolate dehydrogenase/methenyltetrahydrofolate cyclohydrolase, with the protein MTATILDGKAALADIKRELTGRVAALRERGVTPGLGTVLVGDDPGSRWYVNAKHKDCAEVGITSIRRDLPASSTLPEVLDVVRGLNEDPACTGFIVQQPTGLDEFAILSEVDPDKDVDGLHPTNLGWLVLGKEAPLPCTPVGCLDLLRRYDVPIAGAHVAIVGRGITVGRPLSLILTRRSENATTVACHTGTRDLAGEVRQADIVIAAAGKPGIITKDMVKPGAAVLDVGVSRVVAEDGRSRVAGDVAADVAEVAGWVSPNPGGVGPMTRAMLLTNVVEAAERLADAQG; encoded by the coding sequence GTGACTGCGACGATCCTCGACGGCAAGGCGGCTCTGGCCGACATCAAGCGCGAGCTCACCGGCCGGGTGGCCGCGCTGCGCGAGCGGGGGGTCACCCCCGGGCTGGGCACGGTCCTGGTCGGCGACGACCCGGGCAGCCGCTGGTACGTCAACGCCAAGCACAAGGACTGCGCCGAGGTGGGCATCACGAGCATCCGCCGCGACCTGCCGGCGAGCAGCACCCTGCCCGAGGTGCTCGACGTGGTCCGCGGGCTCAACGAGGACCCGGCGTGCACCGGCTTCATCGTGCAGCAGCCGACCGGTCTCGACGAGTTCGCGATCCTCTCCGAGGTGGACCCCGACAAGGACGTCGACGGGCTGCACCCGACCAACCTCGGCTGGCTGGTGCTCGGCAAGGAGGCCCCGCTGCCGTGCACCCCGGTCGGCTGCCTCGACCTGCTGCGCCGCTACGACGTGCCGATCGCGGGTGCGCACGTGGCGATCGTCGGGCGCGGCATCACCGTCGGCCGCCCGCTCAGCCTCATCCTCACCCGGCGCAGCGAGAACGCGACCACCGTCGCCTGCCACACCGGCACCCGCGACCTGGCCGGTGAGGTCCGGCAGGCCGACATCGTCATCGCCGCCGCCGGGAAGCCGGGGATCATCACCAAGGACATGGTCAAGCCGGGCGCCGCGGTGCTGGACGTCGGGGTGAGCCGGGTGGTCGCCGAGGACGGACGCAGCCGGGTCGCCGGGGACGTGGCCGCCGACGTCGCCGAGGTGGCCGGCTGGGTCAGTCCCAACCCCGGCGGGGTCGGTCCGATGACCCGCGCGATGCTGCTGACCAACGTGGTCGAGGCCGCCGAGCGTCTCGCCGACGCCCAGGGCTGA
- a CDS encoding DMT family transporter, with protein sequence MPTEPRAREGSTVHPGGGASTTAPVLGAVVAGALMATQSRMNGEMSRITGQPIQTALYSFGSGLLVLTVLVLVLPSVRRGVADIGRAWRDGSLAVRHSLGGLIGALFVAVQAFAVPVIGVALFTVASIAGQTGNALAVDRLGIAGAPRRPVHLSRVLAAGLALAGVAVAMAPRIGGELALVPVLLAILVGGGQAVQQATNVKVNAASRRLIATTWLNFLTGTALLALLALGAWALGDLAWTSLAGVPWWAFLGGLLGIGFIAIAAWAVNQLGVFTYTLPMLTGFLGTAVLLDLLHPQARESVTPLVLLGVVITFASAVLAAMLARPRRRPA encoded by the coding sequence TTGCCCACTGAGCCCCGCGCCCGGGAGGGCTCCACGGTCCACCCGGGCGGCGGCGCCAGCACCACCGCGCCGGTCCTCGGCGCCGTCGTCGCGGGGGCGCTCATGGCCACCCAGAGCCGGATGAACGGGGAGATGTCCCGGATCACCGGCCAGCCCATCCAGACCGCGCTGTACAGCTTCGGCTCGGGGCTGCTCGTGCTCACCGTCCTCGTCCTCGTGCTGCCCTCGGTCCGGCGCGGCGTCGCCGACATCGGCCGGGCCTGGCGGGACGGCTCGCTGGCCGTGCGGCACTCCCTGGGCGGCCTCATCGGGGCGCTCTTCGTCGCCGTGCAGGCCTTCGCCGTGCCGGTGATCGGGGTGGCCCTCTTCACCGTGGCCTCCATCGCCGGGCAGACCGGCAACGCCCTGGCCGTCGACCGGCTCGGCATCGCCGGGGCGCCGCGGCGGCCGGTGCACCTCAGCCGGGTGCTGGCCGCCGGCCTCGCCCTGGCCGGTGTGGCGGTGGCGATGGCGCCGCGGATCGGCGGCGAGCTGGCGCTGGTGCCGGTGCTGCTGGCGATCCTCGTCGGTGGGGGACAGGCCGTGCAGCAGGCGACCAACGTCAAGGTCAACGCCGCCAGCCGGCGGCTCATCGCCACCACCTGGCTGAACTTCCTCACCGGTACCGCGCTGCTGGCCCTGCTCGCGCTGGGCGCGTGGGCGCTCGGCGACCTGGCCTGGACGTCCCTGGCCGGGGTGCCGTGGTGGGCCTTCCTCGGCGGCCTGCTGGGCATCGGCTTCATCGCCATCGCCGCCTGGGCGGTCAACCAGCTCGGCGTCTTCACCTACACCCTGCCGATGCTCACCGGCTTCCTCGGGACGGCGGTGCTGCTCGACCTGCTGCACCCCCAGGCCCGCGAGTCGGTCACCCCGCTGGTGCTGCTCGGGGTGGTCATCACCTTCGCCTCCGCGGTGCTCGCGGCGATGCTCGCCCGGCCGCGGCGACGTCCCGCGTGA
- the purH gene encoding bifunctional phosphoribosylaminoimidazolecarboxamide formyltransferase/IMP cyclohydrolase has product MTDRRPVRRALVSVFDKSGLEDLVRGLADAGVELVSTGGSAATIAGLGLPVTKVEDLTGFPECLDGRVKTLHPRVHAGLLADTRLPEHVAQLDELGVAPFDLVVVNLYPFAETVASGAGVQDCIEKIDIGGPTMVRAAAKNHASVAVVTDPARYAEVLEAVAGGGFTQAQRERLATEAFGHTAAYDVAVADWMAGTLADTGDGTGFDAQVGGTWTRQQVLRYGENPHQRAALYRDDSGTGLAAAEQLHGKEMSYNNYVDADAAVRAAHDHGDQPTVAIIKHANPCGIAVGTDVADAHRRAHACDPVSAFGGIIATNRPVTRAMAETVKDIFTEVVVAPAFDDDALEVLTAKKNIRLLTCPPPVREGVETRPVTGGLLVQERDLVDAVVQETPDDAPTAGHGDDAARWTLVAGEAADEATLADLQMAWRAVRAVRSNAILLAKDGASVGIGMGQVNRVDSCHLAVTRAGQERAKGAVAASDAFFPFADGLQVLLDAGVRAVVAPGGSMRDAEVIEAAKEAGVSLYFTGTRHFAH; this is encoded by the coding sequence GTGACCGACCGCCGCCCCGTCCGCCGCGCCCTCGTCTCCGTCTTCGACAAGTCCGGCCTGGAGGACCTGGTCCGTGGCCTCGCCGACGCCGGGGTGGAGCTGGTCTCCACCGGCGGCTCGGCCGCCACCATCGCCGGGCTGGGCCTTCCGGTGACGAAGGTGGAGGACCTCACCGGATTCCCCGAGTGCCTCGACGGCCGGGTGAAGACGCTGCACCCGCGGGTGCACGCCGGGCTGCTGGCCGACACCCGGCTGCCGGAGCACGTCGCCCAGCTCGACGAGCTGGGGGTCGCCCCCTTCGACCTCGTGGTCGTCAACCTCTACCCCTTCGCCGAGACCGTCGCCTCCGGCGCCGGCGTGCAGGACTGCATCGAGAAGATCGACATCGGCGGCCCGACGATGGTCCGTGCCGCCGCCAAGAACCACGCCAGCGTCGCCGTCGTCACCGACCCGGCGCGCTACGCCGAGGTGCTCGAGGCCGTCGCCGGCGGCGGCTTCACCCAGGCGCAGCGGGAGCGGCTGGCCACCGAGGCCTTCGGGCACACCGCGGCCTACGACGTCGCGGTCGCCGACTGGATGGCCGGGACGCTCGCCGACACCGGTGACGGCACCGGCTTCGACGCCCAGGTGGGCGGCACCTGGACCCGGCAGCAGGTGCTGCGCTACGGCGAGAACCCGCACCAGCGGGCGGCCCTCTACCGCGACGACAGCGGGACCGGCCTCGCCGCCGCCGAGCAGCTGCACGGCAAGGAGATGTCGTACAACAACTACGTCGACGCCGACGCCGCGGTCCGCGCCGCGCACGACCACGGCGACCAGCCGACGGTGGCGATCATCAAGCACGCCAACCCCTGCGGCATCGCCGTCGGCACCGACGTCGCCGACGCGCACCGCCGCGCGCACGCCTGCGACCCGGTGAGCGCCTTCGGCGGGATCATCGCGACCAACCGCCCGGTCACCCGGGCGATGGCCGAGACCGTCAAGGACATCTTCACCGAGGTCGTCGTCGCCCCGGCCTTCGACGACGACGCCCTCGAGGTGCTCACCGCCAAGAAGAACATCCGCCTGCTGACCTGCCCGCCGCCGGTCCGCGAGGGCGTCGAGACCCGGCCGGTGACCGGCGGGCTGCTCGTGCAGGAGCGCGACCTCGTCGACGCGGTGGTCCAGGAGACCCCGGACGACGCACCCACCGCCGGGCACGGCGACGACGCCGCCCGGTGGACGCTGGTGGCCGGGGAGGCCGCCGACGAGGCCACCCTCGCCGACCTGCAGATGGCCTGGCGGGCGGTCCGCGCGGTCCGCTCCAACGCCATCCTGCTGGCCAAGGACGGGGCCTCGGTCGGGATCGGGATGGGCCAGGTCAACCGGGTCGACTCCTGCCACCTCGCGGTGACCCGGGCCGGGCAGGAGCGGGCGAAGGGCGCGGTCGCCGCCTCCGACGCCTTCTTCCCCTTCGCCGACGGCCTGCAGGTGCTGCTCGACGCCGGCGTGCGGGCCGTGGTCGCCCCCGGCGGGTCGATGCGCGACGCCGAGGTGATCGAGGCTGCCAAGGAGGCGGGGGTGAGCCTGTACTTCACCGGGACCCGCCACTTTGCCCACTGA
- the purN gene encoding phosphoribosylglycinamide formyltransferase, which yields MSRIVVLVSGTGSLLQALLDAQGSGQLPAQVVAVGADRAGIAGLDRAETAGVPTFVAPVGDHPDRAAWDRALAAQVTAHRPDLVITAGFMKILGPATLATAPVLNTHPALLPAFPGAHGVRDALAYGVKVTGSTAHLVDEGMDTGPIIDQRVVPIAEDDTEDSLHERIKVLEREMLVEVAADLLVRGFTVDGRRVVLGPA from the coding sequence ATGAGCCGGATCGTCGTGCTCGTCTCCGGGACCGGATCGCTGCTGCAGGCGCTGCTCGACGCCCAGGGTTCCGGGCAGCTGCCGGCCCAGGTCGTCGCGGTGGGCGCGGACCGCGCGGGCATCGCCGGGCTGGACCGGGCCGAGACGGCGGGGGTGCCCACCTTCGTGGCGCCGGTCGGCGACCACCCGGACCGGGCGGCCTGGGACCGCGCGCTGGCCGCGCAGGTCACCGCGCACCGCCCCGACCTGGTGATCACCGCCGGCTTCATGAAGATCCTCGGGCCGGCCACCCTGGCGACCGCCCCGGTGCTGAACACCCACCCCGCGCTGCTGCCGGCCTTCCCCGGGGCGCACGGGGTGCGCGACGCCCTCGCCTACGGGGTGAAGGTCACCGGCAGCACCGCCCACCTCGTCGACGAAGGCATGGACACCGGGCCGATCATCGACCAGCGCGTCGTGCCGATCGCCGAGGACGACACCGAGGACTCCCTGCACGAGCGGATCAAGGTCCTCGAGCGGGAGATGCTCGTCGAGGTCGCGGCCGACCTGCTGGTGCGGGGATTCACCGTCGACGGGCGCCGGGTCGTCCTCGGGCCGGCCTGA
- a CDS encoding DUF6350 family protein, producing MELIRSATTTPDDEGEQVHRPELVAALGGAATALAGLVLVLGLVLLGALAVPRATASTGEGVGAGALTWLLLGGGRVAVGSGLVALTPLLGLLALVALARFGAARTPLADDLRSAGSWVGGYALVGGLAVLLGLLSPASPAPLSLPLPLLVVPVLGLLWARGLPERAADRWEQAPLAVRRGLAPGLRGAAGGLAMGTLLLVVAVLVHLGRVGQVHGELGAGVFGGTVLVLLQLAAASNLGLWALSLAAGPGFSTSDGALTTWASAESGVLPMIPVLAAQPQPGDLPWITHLLVLLPVALGAWVARAALREVPRLAAVRTKAAAALAGVLVAAVALALLDAVGGGSLGGARLSDIGAPAGALALALAVEMGVGALLVVARDWWVLRR from the coding sequence ATGGAGCTCATCCGATCCGCCACCACGACTCCGGACGACGAGGGCGAGCAGGTCCACCGGCCGGAGCTGGTGGCGGCGCTCGGCGGCGCGGCGACCGCGCTCGCCGGCCTCGTGCTGGTGCTCGGGCTCGTCCTGCTCGGGGCCCTCGCGGTGCCCCGGGCCACGGCCAGCACCGGCGAGGGGGTCGGTGCCGGCGCCCTGACCTGGCTGCTGCTCGGTGGCGGCCGGGTCGCCGTCGGCTCCGGTCTCGTCGCGCTGACACCCCTGCTCGGGCTGCTCGCCCTGGTGGCGCTGGCCCGGTTCGGTGCCGCCCGCACCCCGCTGGCCGACGACCTGCGCAGCGCGGGCAGCTGGGTCGGCGGCTACGCGCTCGTCGGCGGGCTCGCCGTGCTGCTCGGGCTGCTGTCGCCGGCGAGCCCGGCCCCGCTCAGCCTGCCGCTGCCGCTGCTGGTCGTGCCGGTGCTCGGCCTGCTGTGGGCCCGCGGCCTGCCGGAGCGGGCCGCGGATCGATGGGAGCAGGCCCCGCTCGCGGTGCGCCGTGGGCTGGCCCCCGGCCTGCGGGGCGCGGCGGGCGGTCTGGCCATGGGCACCCTGCTGCTCGTCGTCGCCGTGCTCGTCCACCTCGGCCGGGTGGGGCAGGTCCACGGCGAGCTCGGCGCCGGCGTCTTCGGCGGCACCGTGCTCGTGCTGCTGCAGCTGGCCGCCGCTTCGAACCTCGGGCTGTGGGCGCTGTCCCTGGCCGCGGGCCCCGGCTTCTCGACCAGCGACGGGGCGCTGACCACCTGGGCGAGCGCGGAGTCCGGGGTGCTGCCGATGATCCCGGTGCTCGCCGCGCAGCCGCAGCCCGGCGACCTGCCCTGGATCACCCACCTGCTCGTGCTCCTGCCGGTCGCCCTCGGGGCCTGGGTGGCCCGGGCGGCGCTGCGCGAGGTGCCCCGGCTGGCCGCGGTGCGCACCAAGGCGGCGGCCGCCCTCGCCGGGGTGCTCGTCGCCGCGGTGGCGCTGGCCCTGCTCGACGCCGTCGGCGGCGGCTCCCTCGGTGGCGCCCGGCTGTCCGACATCGGCGCCCCGGCCGGCGCGCTCGCGCTCGCGCTCGCCGTCGAGATGGGCGTGGGCGCACTGCTCGTCGTCGCCCGCGACTGGTGGGTGCTGCGCCGATGA
- the ribH gene encoding 6,7-dimethyl-8-ribityllumazine synthase codes for MSGHGSPTTLALDGAADLRVAVVAASWHTEVMDGLLAGALAALTDAGTRDPRVVRVPGSFELPVVARALAAEHDAVVALGVVVRGGTPHFDYVCAAATDGLSQVALETGVPVGFGLLTCDTDEQALDRAGLPGSREDKGREAVEAALATALTLRGLAG; via the coding sequence ATGAGCGGCCACGGATCCCCGACCACCCTCGCCCTCGACGGGGCCGCCGACCTGCGGGTCGCCGTCGTCGCGGCCTCCTGGCACACCGAGGTCATGGACGGCCTGCTCGCCGGGGCGCTGGCCGCGCTCACCGACGCCGGGACCCGCGACCCGCGGGTGGTCCGGGTGCCGGGCAGCTTCGAGCTGCCGGTCGTGGCGCGGGCGCTGGCGGCCGAGCACGACGCCGTGGTGGCCCTCGGCGTCGTCGTGCGTGGCGGCACCCCGCACTTCGACTACGTGTGCGCCGCGGCCACCGACGGGCTGAGCCAGGTGGCCCTGGAGACCGGGGTCCCGGTCGGCTTCGGCCTGCTCACCTGCGACACCGACGAGCAGGCCCTGGACCGGGCCGGGCTGCCCGGCTCGCGGGAGGACAAGGGCCGGGAGGCGGTCGAGGCCGCGCTGGCCACGGCGCTCACCCTGCGCGGCCTCGCCGGCTGA
- a CDS encoding bifunctional 3,4-dihydroxy-2-butanone-4-phosphate synthase/GTP cyclohydrolase II: MSARTPAEQPVPLDRVEDALAAIAAGRPVLVVDDADRENEGDIIFAADAATPELMGITVRLGSGVVCVAMTGADLDRLDLPPMTAVNEDAKGTAYTVSVDARHGVSTGISAADRSRTARLLADPATGAGDLARPGHVFPLRAREGGVLVRRGHTEAAVDLARLAGRAPSGVICEVVRDDGQMARLPELRELADERGWPLVSIDDLARHRRRTEILVQRVVTTSLPTDAGRFTAVGYRSQMPGDAEQVALVHGDLAAADEVLVRVHSECLTGDVFGSRRCDCGPQLEAAMAAVVQAGAGVVVYARGHEGRGIGLVDKLRAYAAQDTGQDTVDANTGLGLPADARDYTLAAHVLRDLGVGRVRLLTNNPAKVAALRERGIDVTERVPVPSRVTDENVGYLRTKQQRLGHDLPWLGASENRPGPATDDLTTDDLTTDDLTTDDLTTDDLTTDDLTTHDGGAR; encoded by the coding sequence ATGAGCGCCCGGACGCCCGCCGAGCAGCCCGTCCCGCTGGACCGGGTGGAGGACGCGCTCGCCGCGATCGCCGCCGGACGACCGGTGCTCGTCGTCGACGACGCCGACCGGGAGAACGAGGGCGACATCATCTTCGCGGCCGACGCCGCCACCCCCGAGCTCATGGGGATCACCGTGCGGCTCGGCAGCGGCGTGGTCTGCGTGGCGATGACCGGGGCCGACCTGGACCGGCTCGACCTGCCGCCGATGACCGCGGTCAACGAGGATGCCAAGGGCACCGCCTACACCGTCTCGGTCGACGCCCGCCACGGCGTGAGCACCGGGATCTCCGCCGCGGACCGGTCCCGCACCGCCCGGCTGCTGGCCGACCCGGCCACCGGCGCGGGGGACCTCGCCCGCCCGGGGCACGTCTTCCCGCTGCGGGCGCGCGAGGGCGGGGTGCTGGTGCGGCGCGGGCACACCGAGGCCGCGGTCGACCTGGCCCGGCTGGCCGGTCGCGCCCCGTCCGGGGTGATCTGCGAGGTGGTCCGGGACGACGGCCAGATGGCCCGGCTGCCGGAGCTGCGCGAGCTCGCCGACGAGCGTGGCTGGCCGTTGGTCTCCATCGACGACCTGGCCCGCCACCGCCGCCGCACCGAGATCCTCGTGCAGCGGGTGGTGACCACCTCGCTGCCGACGGACGCGGGTCGCTTCACCGCGGTCGGGTACCGCAGCCAGATGCCGGGGGACGCCGAGCAGGTCGCCCTGGTCCACGGCGACCTCGCCGCCGCCGACGAGGTCCTGGTGCGGGTGCACAGCGAGTGCCTCACCGGGGACGTCTTCGGCTCCCGCCGGTGCGACTGCGGCCCCCAGCTGGAGGCCGCGATGGCCGCGGTGGTGCAGGCCGGTGCCGGGGTGGTCGTCTACGCCCGCGGGCACGAGGGGCGGGGGATCGGCCTGGTCGACAAGCTGCGGGCCTACGCCGCGCAGGACACCGGCCAGGACACCGTGGATGCCAACACCGGGCTGGGGCTGCCCGCCGACGCCCGCGACTACACCCTGGCGGCGCACGTGCTGCGCGACCTCGGGGTCGGCCGGGTGCGCCTGCTGACGAACAACCCGGCGAAGGTGGCGGCGCTGCGCGAGCGCGGCATCGACGTGACCGAACGGGTGCCGGTGCCCAGCCGGGTCACCGACGAGAACGTCGGCTACCTGCGCACCAAGCAGCAGCGGCTGGGCCACGACCTGCCCTGGCTGGGTGCGTCCGAGAACCGGCCGGGACCGGCCACGGACGACCTGACCACGGACGACCTGACCACCGATGACCTGACCACGGACGACCTGACCACCGATGACCTGACCACGGACGACCTGACCACGCATGACGGAGGAGCACGATGA
- a CDS encoding riboflavin synthase: MFTGIIEELGEVVAVETAADSARLSLRGPLVMQGVVHGASIAVDGVCLTVADEQPDGPVFTADVMAETLTRSTLGGLRPGDRVNLERAAPVAGRLDGHLVQGHVDGVGRIVAREPGERWETVRVGLPPALARYVVEKGSVAVDGTSLTVTGVSPVGDPEPTFAVGLVPTTLELTTLGRKQVGDRVNLEVDVLAKYVERLLSARELTDREGAA, translated from the coding sequence ATGTTCACCGGCATCATCGAGGAGCTCGGCGAGGTGGTCGCCGTGGAGACGGCGGCCGACTCCGCCCGGCTCAGCCTGCGCGGCCCGCTGGTCATGCAGGGCGTCGTGCACGGCGCCAGCATCGCGGTGGACGGGGTCTGCCTGACCGTCGCCGACGAGCAGCCGGACGGGCCGGTCTTCACTGCTGACGTCATGGCCGAGACCCTGACGCGCTCCACCCTCGGCGGGCTGCGCCCCGGCGACCGGGTCAACCTGGAGCGGGCCGCGCCGGTCGCCGGTCGGCTGGACGGTCATCTCGTCCAGGGGCACGTCGACGGGGTCGGACGGATCGTCGCCCGCGAGCCGGGGGAGCGGTGGGAGACCGTCCGGGTCGGGCTGCCGCCCGCGCTGGCCCGGTACGTCGTGGAGAAGGGGTCGGTCGCCGTCGACGGCACCAGCCTCACCGTGACCGGGGTGAGCCCGGTCGGCGACCCGGAGCCCACCTTCGCCGTCGGTCTCGTGCCGACCACGCTGGAGCTGACCACGCTGGGCCGCAAGCAGGTCGGCGACCGGGTCAACCTCGAGGTGGACGTGCTCGCCAAGTACGTCGAGCGGCTGCTCTCCGCGCGGGAGCTGACCGACCGGGAGGGGGCGGCATGA
- the ribD gene encoding bifunctional diaminohydroxyphosphoribosylaminopyrimidine deaminase/5-amino-6-(5-phosphoribosylamino)uracil reductase RibD → MEGTWDEAVRRACRLAERGLGTTSPNPVVGAVLLAPDGQVVGEGWHEQHGGPHAEVMALRDAGERARDATAVVTLEPCRHTGRTGPCTQALIDAGVTRVVVGVADPNPTAGGGAADLRAAGVEVITEPGAAATAAAEHVNRAWLTAVRTGRPHVTLKTASTLDGRVAAADGSSRWITGPDARADVHALRARSDAVLVGGGTLRADDPHLAARGPAVRRQPLRVVLDTGGRIAPDARVLDDSAPTLVVVADDLDAAARERVRSAGAELLALPRDGSGLDLVGLLHALHERGSRAVLVEGGPTLAGAMVARGLVDEVVTYLASALLGAGPSALGPAGITTISEALRLTPFDVTTLGDDVRISARVRRERS, encoded by the coding sequence GTGGAGGGCACCTGGGACGAGGCCGTGCGCCGCGCCTGCCGGCTCGCCGAGCGCGGGCTGGGCACGACCAGCCCCAACCCGGTCGTCGGCGCGGTGCTGCTCGCCCCCGACGGTCAGGTCGTCGGCGAGGGCTGGCACGAGCAGCACGGCGGACCGCACGCCGAGGTGATGGCCCTGCGCGACGCCGGCGAGCGGGCCCGCGACGCCACGGCGGTGGTCACCCTCGAACCGTGCCGGCACACCGGTCGGACCGGCCCGTGCACCCAGGCGCTGATCGACGCGGGCGTGACCCGGGTCGTCGTCGGCGTCGCCGACCCCAACCCCACGGCCGGCGGCGGCGCGGCGGACCTGCGTGCGGCCGGGGTCGAGGTGATCACCGAGCCCGGTGCCGCCGCCACCGCGGCCGCCGAGCACGTCAACCGCGCCTGGCTCACCGCGGTGCGCACCGGGCGCCCGCACGTCACCCTCAAGACGGCCAGCACCCTCGACGGCCGGGTGGCCGCCGCCGACGGCAGCAGCCGCTGGATCACCGGCCCCGACGCCCGCGCCGACGTGCACGCCCTGCGCGCCCGCAGCGACGCCGTCCTCGTCGGCGGCGGGACGCTGCGCGCCGACGACCCGCACCTGGCCGCCCGCGGCCCGGCGGTCCGGCGGCAGCCGCTGCGGGTGGTGCTCGATACCGGCGGCCGGATCGCCCCGGACGCCCGGGTCCTCGACGACAGCGCGCCCACCCTGGTCGTCGTCGCCGACGACCTCGACGCCGCGGCGCGGGAGCGCGTCCGCTCCGCGGGCGCCGAGCTGCTGGCGCTCCCGCGCGACGGCTCCGGTCTGGACCTGGTGGGGCTGCTGCACGCGCTGCACGAGCGCGGCAGCCGCGCGGTGCTGGTCGAGGGCGGCCCGACCCTGGCCGGGGCGATGGTCGCCCGGGGCCTCGTCGACGAGGTCGTCACCTACCTCGCGTCGGCGCTGCTCGGCGCCGGGCCGTCGGCCCTGGGGCCGGCCGGCATCACCACGATCTCCGAGGCGCTGCGCCTCACCCCCTTCGACGTCACGACGCTCGGCGACGACGTGCGGATCAGCGCACGGGTGCGCCGGGAGAGGAGCTGA